A region of the Cricetulus griseus strain 17A/GY chromosome 7, alternate assembly CriGri-PICRH-1.0, whole genome shotgun sequence genome:
CCTTGCTTGCGTCCCCACTCCCTAGACACCCGCACACAGTTCAGAAAACTCGCGCAAGGCTCCCCAGCAAGGCACAGAGTTTATTTTGTGCGCCTGGGCGAGAGCCCTCAAAATGCACGCGAAGGCGCACACGCAGTCACACGGGCTGTTGGGCATCGTGTCGCTAGCTGGGACGTTTGATATGAGACGATTTTTTTCTTACGGTCTCAAGCCACCCCCAAGTCCAAGCTGCTGCTAGGTGACCCGGGGAGGCCTGCCCGGGGGGGGCTGCAGAGGCAGTTAAACTGCCACCTGGGCGGGAGGTGCAGCGAGGGGGCCTTCCTTCCCCGCCCCCAGGTTCTGCAGTTGTCACTCTCGGGGTGGCCGTTGGCCTAGGCCTTGCGGGGATTAATTCTCCATGAATCGGGCGCACGAGTCCGGGCCACCCGAGAGTGGGCTGGAGACCCGCAGGACAGCACGCCTAAGAGTGGGGTTTTTCTCGGCCACAGGCTGACTCGGAAGCAGCCTTTTCCGTGTTCGctgccctccctcctccagccccGGCCCGTCCTCGTGGTCCGGCCCCGCTGCGCCGCCACCTGCTccgctcccctcccctccccctcaggcCCGTCGCCCAGCCGCCCCACCCCTACAGCCCTCCTCCAATCCCGTTCCAAGGTCTCCATTGaccccgcccccagcccctcGAGATGGCCGGCTCATTGGTCGTAGCGGAGCAAAGGGGGTGTGGTCATCCGTCGGCGGCCGTCGGGACGTGGGCAGGCGGGACTTGGCCAATGGCGtcggggggcagggcaggggcgGAGTCGGCGCGGCCccggggtgaggggtggggagggcgGGACTGTGACGCGAGCGGCGCGCACCCCCGCGGAGACTGGGGGCGGGGAGGAGGCTATAAAACGAGAGGCGGGGCGCGCGCCGCAGCAGAAGGAGCGAAGCTCTGGCCCGGCGCGCAGAGGGCGCAGTACGGGGACGCAGGGCCGGGCCGCCGGGCTGTGTGGAGAAGCGAGCGCGCTCGTCTGAGCCTGTCGTCCCCTCCACCCCAGAGCCAGAGCAGCGAGCTCCCGGGCCCGCCCGAAGCGTCCGTCGCGCATCCGGCGGTGGACGTCTTGCACCCGGCCGCCTCGCCGCTCCGACCCACCCGCGCCCCCCGCCCCCCTTCTCCCCCGCCCAGCCGCGGCTCGGCGGCGGCCGCAGCCCCGAGCAGCCTGTAAGTACGGTGGGGCGGTGGCTAGGGGCCCGAGGAGGGGCTGCAGCGCCCTGCGAGCCCGGGTGGCCGAGGGACGACCGCGGGGACCGAGGGAATGAGTGGCTCCGGGACCGGCCCCGGCTCGGCGGCCGGCGGGCGGCCGGCCGGGAGGGGGAAACACGGGGGTGGGGAGCGGCGCCCCggcggggaggggaggggtgccGGAGTACTGGGATCGGGCCGGACCGGTGCTCCGGGATGCTGGCCGGGTCCCGGAGCCTCGAGCGGGGAGCGGAGGGGGGGACGGCAGGGTCAGGTTAcggcgggggaggggaggggaggggagggcagggcgGCCCGCGCCGCGACCTGCCGGTGCCGGGGGCCGCGTCCCCGGGGCGGCCGGAGAGCCTGCTCTCCATTTCCCCGGCCGAGCTCCTCCTCCCCGAGCAAGGCTAgtagtcttcctcctcctccacctcttctgGCTGTTTCTGCTGCCTTAGCGCTCGGGCTCCCGGCGCTGTGAGCAGAAATCTAATGAGACCCAACTGGCTGTTTATGTAATTCTTCACAATCCTGTCTTAAGGCGTTGCTTTAAAAACTACCTTCCACCCAGCCAGGCTGGGCTCGGCTGCACCTTTAAGTAATCCAGCTGAATCTGCTCTCCCTGCCGGCGCTTGGCTTTCGGTTTGGAAAGTGTAGTTTTGGGGGCAACACGAAAGGTTCTTTGCCCTTTGTCACCAAGAATATGGAAAATGGAACAGACGGATTAACACCAGCTTGATTGTTTTAAATGCCCTTTCTGATCAACCTCGGTGTACAACTAGCTCTCCCTTGGAAATACCTCTGTTTGCCCTTGATCTTTTCTTATCCCCACCCAGTGCTGATCCAGCAAACGTTTAAAGGTCGACCTTATCGTACAAGCCTCTCTAGAGGCTGTTCGTTTTATCCGGTGAGGGAAAGAGGTGgttttcttaaaaattagaataaaactgAGAAACCCTGCACTTTAAGCGGAGTAATCAATAACAGTTTTAAGCTGCTTGTTTTTCCTGTACTTGCATCTGAGAGAAAATTTCAgaattgggggggtggggtggagggacagtaaacaacaaaaagaaaaaggctctGAGAAGTTTTTGTGAGTGCCCTTGGCATCGTTAAAACTAAAAGGGATAATTTGGTTTCTATCATTTACCAAGGttcatttaatacatttaattttagcaTTTTGTACTTTGaaggttaaaaataattttgtaacttTTGTAACATTCCCAAGTATTTAACATAGAACAGATTTAAATGTGATACTTCCAAAATGAACTGAGATGCAAGAGTCACTTCTAAAATGGTGAATAGCAAGAAAACTAATGACCAACTTCTAAAAGTagagtgtgtatgtgggtgggtgaGCGCAGTGCACAGCTCCTAGTAAACACTGTTGACAGTGGGGTAAAGAAAGACATTCTGAAGGTGCTAGGAAACTGTATGTAAATAGCTTAAAATGCTGTTTTACTGTAAATCTGTCTTGaactttagtgatttttttttgtctgttcttttattttgtagtGGTATTTTCCAGGCTTTCTAGCCtagtaaacattttcaaaagtaaaattacTTTGGGTAAAAAGCTTTGGAGCTACTCTATGGATCTTATTTGGAcgtgtttgctttcattttgttttcttaaaggaaGAAGACCACGGAAGGTTGAAGGATAATCTACTAATACCAGCACTTTGAATGAGAATTTGTTTCTCTGCCacaaactgattttttaaaaattttatttttctggtggAGGAGTTGAAAGAAACCTAACTTTTGTGGTAGCGCAGCTATGCAGCTTGAAATCCAAGTAGcactaaattttattatttcatactTGTACAATAAGCTTCCCAGGAGACGTGTCAACATTTTTGGTGAAGAGCTTGAAAGACTTCTTAAGAAGAAGTATGAAGGGCACTGGTACCCTGAAAAGCCATACAAAGGATCAGGGTTTAGATGCATACATGTCGGGGAGAAAGTGGACCCAGTGATTGAACAAGCATCCAAAGAGAGTGGTTTGGACATTGATGATGTTCGAGGCAATCTGCCACAGGATCTTAGCGTTTGGATCGACCCGTTTGAGGTTTCCTACCAAATTGGTGAAAAAGGACCAGTGAAGGTGCTCTATGTGGATGACAATAATGAGAATGGATGCGAGTTGGACAAGGAGATCAAAAACAGCTTTAACCCAGAGGCCCAGGTTTTCATGCCCATAAGTGACCCGGCCTCCTCAGTGTCCAGCTCCCCATCACCTCCCTTCGGTCACTCTGCTGCTGTCAGCCCTACCTTCATGCCCCGGTCCACTCAGCCTTTAACCTTTACCACTGCCACTTTTGCTGCCACCAAGTTTGGCTCTACCAAAATGAAGAATAGCGGGCGTAGCAGCAAGGTAGCGCGTACTTCTCCAATCAACCTCGGCCTGAATGTGAACGACCTCCTGAAGCAGAAAGCCATCTCTTCCTCCATGCACTCTCTGTAtgggctgggcctgggcagccagcagcagccacagcagccacagcagcagcagccgccATCCCAGCCGCCGCCTCCACCAcctccacagcagcagcagcagcagcagcagcagcaaacctCTGCTCTTTCTCCCAATGCCAAGGAGTTTATTTTTCCTAATATGCAGGGTCAAGGTAGTAGTACCAATGGAATGTTCCCAGGTGACAGCCCCCTTAACCTCAATCCTCTCCAGTACAGTAATGCCTTTGATGTGTTTGCGGCCTACGGAGGCCTCAACGAGAAGTCTTTCGTAGATG
Encoded here:
- the Tob1 gene encoding protein Tob1 gives rise to the protein MQLEIQVALNFIISYLYNKLPRRRVNIFGEELERLLKKKYEGHWYPEKPYKGSGFRCIHVGEKVDPVIEQASKESGLDIDDVRGNLPQDLSVWIDPFEVSYQIGEKGPVKVLYVDDNNENGCELDKEIKNSFNPEAQVFMPISDPASSVSSSPSPPFGHSAAVSPTFMPRSTQPLTFTTATFAATKFGSTKMKNSGRSSKVARTSPINLGLNVNDLLKQKAISSSMHSLYGLGLGSQQQPQQPQQQQPPSQPPPPPPPQQQQQQQQQQTSALSPNAKEFIFPNMQGQGSSTNGMFPGDSPLNLNPLQYSNAFDVFAAYGGLNEKSFVDGLNFSLNNMQYSNQQFQPVMAN